In Acipenser ruthenus chromosome 33, fAciRut3.2 maternal haplotype, whole genome shotgun sequence, the sequence ATATCTGGAGGATACCAATCCTTCCCTGAAgtgaagtcattttttttttaaacacattactACTCTAATGCTATTCTGTTTGTTAGGGGATGGTATCGAAAGGATCCCAGTAAACACACAGGGATGTTTAGGTAGTGTACTGTAGGTCAGATACACTCTGGTATACCTCTCATTGTCAAGGCAGCGCCATTATTGAATGGCATTAACAAAAAATATCATAAAAAGGCTCATTTTGCCATCTAGCACCATCGAGGTAAGGGGTTCCATCAGAAACAATGCAGCAGTTTCACAGGGACACACCACCCTTCAGAAGCTTTCAATAAAGAGGAATAAGCGTTCGCTGCACTGCAAAGTAGCAAGCCAACACAGTCATAACCCAGTATACTACTTCTGTCAAGGATTCACGGATTAAAGGGGGTGTTACAGAATATTCCTTTTTGGCCTCCTTCCCTGAGAAATTGTCAGAGGTACTCGTTTTGTAAATCTGTTCCAATCTGGGACTTTTGTTTCACCCTGCTCTGAATGATTTAACTGGACAACTAGGTTAGGAAGTAAGCTCTGGGCTGCAAGAAGGCTcgtggttggaacaaagtcctggaaTGGACTAGAAAAGAGGCACTAGAGAGTACCACTTGTCTTCGCTTTAATAAAACTAGCTGCATGCAAGAATTATAATTTTGTGTTGACCTGCAGCTCTGAAACGAATACAAGAATCGCCAGAATACAGCAGTATGGaagagaaacagaaataaaacgcTGCGTTAGAGATGTAACCTTGGATTTTATATTCATTAAGTTTGGGTATTAATCGTGATCAGTTCCCCATTAATATTCAAAACCTAAAGAATATTGGTCTTTGATGATAATTAGACATAGCTTACTAAATTAAGTCTTTGTCATTTTGTTTCGTGTCTTACATATTAGGGCTGGACAATAATGAAACACCTTAATTCGTTCTTGATCTCTCACACACTTTCTTAGTCTGCTTTTTGCCTGATGGCTTCTTAAAAATAAAGCCAGACCACTGTTCTCTCACAATAGGGAGAGGGGACTGAATTAAAGTAAATTGTCTGATGCCCAGTTTTTAGCTTGACTGTCAGAAATACGATTATAAATCATTTttctgtataataaataaatccagACTAGACAAACTATCAATAATATCACAATAACAGATTATTGATCCAACCCCATTACACATTGTGACAGGAAAGACAGACTGCTCGTTGAAATGTTTTATACGCAATGTTTCTTCAGTACAGCTGTATCTCTTGCGATTGGGTGTTTAAAGTTACTCATGTTGGCTGTACTGTTAGAAGACAGAGAAATCTGAAGGGGAGAGATGTGAAATTGCGTTGGTGTGTCTTCACTCTTTCGCAGGGCTGCAGCGGGATGCACTGGTAAGGGtttattcaattatatatatatatatatatattttgaaataaaaaaaattagagTCCTAGATTTCATCCAGGAAGTTTATCCAGTAATCTCAAGATGAAGTACCATCCCTAGTTGAAGAACCTGACTTGCAGTCCGAGACAGGCGAATTTCAAATGGACAACAAtcacattcatatatatatatatatatatatatatatatatatatatgatttgcatacacacacacgcatatacacacacacacagcatcttACTCAACCTAATGATCCAGAAAAGGCTGGTGAATATCTCCATCAAGCCTAAAAGAAGAACGGTAAATGTGCGTCACCACTAGAATCCACTCCGAAGAAGAGGTATTATTataacttgttattattattcatttcattcaaatAATTATGGCATTTTGCTAGGAATAATAGTGTTGTTGGCCTGCAAATCTGCGTTCATGATTTAACATACCCAGTGAAATGCCTCAAAACGGAGAACAAATAGGAAATAACCACAAACCAGCCAATTCAGGGGAGTGGGGGGCTCGAGTGGGGGGGGACTCATGGCGGTCTTTTTTAGCTGCAGCACTGCCCCACACAGCACAGGCAGCAGGTGGCACCAGATgcctccacctctctctctctcgtctctcctTTCACAGTCGGCAGGAACAGCAAGGTGGTGCTGCGTGGAGAGTCTGGAGGATGGATAGGCGGGGGGTGGGGCCGGGTTGATGTCGGTGTAGATGCTGGGGGTGGGATGCTAGTTGATGTCATTGTAGATGCTGGGGGTGGGTGGTGCCAGCAGCTTGGGCTTCTTCTTCTTGGTGGACGAGCCCCCCAGCCCCTGCTGCGAGCTGCCGCTGCCACTGCCACTGCTCAGGCCCAGGTGAGGTTTCTTCTTTTTGGGTTTCTTGGACTCGGAGTTGTTGGTACCTAGTCGGTTAAGGAGAGGTTAAAAGGAGcactacattttatatatatatatatatatatatatatatatatatatatatatatatatatatatatatatatatatatatatatatatatatatatatatattttatagtcacacacacacatatagctATGGTAACATagccagggcagtaaagggttaaacaaacacttagcatccagtcctgggttttaGAGCTTCCCTTCATCaggtaaatctgctctgaattaACAGATCACTTTTCTCATCACATGAATAAAATCACACCCAAATCTGTAGGTTTACCAATGGGAGTTGTTTCATGAAAGTGGGAACAATTTACTTAATATCCAACTCTTCGTTCCTAATCATTTACATTACTACATTTACAAAGTCTACAGatgaggggaggccattcagcccaactGTGCTCGTTCAGAACCTGGTGGTTAATCTAAACCCTATTGAAGGCAGTTATGAAACCCAGGAGTTCAGGCCATGTGCTAGAGCAGAATCGGGGTGGTGCTCTGAACAAAAACAGAACATCCCCAGGGGCATAGCGCAAGGGGAGCGGCCCCTCCACGAGGCCGGGTcggcagcagcaggagcaggagTCGGGAATGGTGCACTCACTTGCTTTGGATGAAGCCGAGTCTGAAGGCGAGATGTCGGAGGAGCCATCCCACTGCAGTCGGCTCATGAGGGCCTGGTTCTCCGAGGGGTCATAGGTGTCGTTCTCCACACTCGTCTCCGGCTCTGGGAGAGACCTGCCTCCGGGAAACAGAGGGGAACGGGACGAACACAACTCTGTTAATctgaaaaattaataaaatgatcACGTCTTGTTAACCTTGTGAAAACCTTTGTCTACATTTATTGTGACTTCCTACACTTGGATCTGAAAATAGCAATCCTAGTATTATAGCTGCTGTTTGTACATGTGCAGGTTCTCTGAGGCAATAGATTACTTAGAAAATAGTATTGCTTAACATAAAACTACAGGCTATTTATTAACTGCTTATACTGCTTGAATATGGACTGCCATTTAAGAAATGATCtggatatacagtatttatgtgaATTGACCATTTCTTTTTATTATACATATCCTGTGGGTTTGTGAGAGCTCTAGAGTTTGAGAcgttgccctgccataactttgaaaaaaacataatgcattataaaatagataggaAAAAATGTACTGCGGAAATTGTACACTGCAACATAtttactgttttataacttatgtaagtagtggttagggctctggactcttgaccggagggttgtgggttcaatccccagtgggggacactgctgttgtacccttgagcaaggtactttacctagattgctccagtaaaaacccaactgtataaatgggtaattgtatgtaaaaataatgtgatatctgtataatgtgaaataatgtataatatgatatcttgtaacaattgtaagtcgccctggataagggcgtctgataagaaatagataataataataataatatatattatatatatatatatatatatattttttttttcacacacccacacacagagaATTATTCACTGCAGGAGTTTGTCACACTACATGGCATATGCAAGGACATCCTCCTAACGGGAATAAAACCGCATACCAGGAAAActcattcagtattctgtttataccaataagtaaaataaacagcaatacaattcttatatttttttatatgaaatcaATTGatttcagggattattttacctgccaGATCTTTTCTTTCATTGTTAGACTATGCTTCGACGCGGATTAATTTAGAACCTTGTTTATTGCCTCTTCGTAACCATCTTTTTAAATAGAACCTTGATCTCCGTCTGTCAGTAAATTTGcagcctctctgttgtttcctaccgTTAGCGGTGTTAATGAAGAGGCTACAGGCCGTTCTGAATAGTCAGAAGCAGGCAGATCGGTAGCtagcatttcttgactaaactcgttcAAGGAAATCGGGATCCAAATCAAAATAGAtatctgaaattatttcagaaaTTTTAAAATTTGTTAAAAATGATGGCCATGCATAGAAGTTAACATTAACAAGAATTACTTTGTCAGCACCATgccgggatggaaataagactcctattgcatagcagtttcccctattccaggttttaaaactagcttgattagtcacagggtataggtaacacgctcaggtgATCCTTAttaaaactcatagtaaaaagccaggaatggatcgatgtgctatgcagtgggagtctcatttccatccctgtcggCTGGCTGAGTTGACACTCACGCTGAAGGCCCCAGCAGGAAGACCCGCACTGTCCGCCGCTGCTCGTCTGTGTGCTGCGGACACCGTAACGACCTGGCGGGACACACAACACCCAGCGATTAACAACAGTGACAGATTAGGGCATATGTGTTTTCTCCACTGATGGCCCAACTATTTTACCCATTTTTCACCCAGATTTTGAATGTTCAAATTAcgctccccacaacagctcaggagaactgcatTCTCTGATCCCACGGCCAAGCCAAATTGCCTCTTTGCATCCAGGAGCTCTACATGAGCCCCCGGCCCCCTACAGGCCACAGGCCAGCCCTTCAGGTTTCCGCTCGAGCTCATCACGCGATTGAGCCTTTACCAGGCGAGCCAGACCCCTAGTAACACACACCCTTAACCCAATGATGTTCAGTATCCTGTGTATTCAACAGTTAATGGCATTTAAATCAAGAACTATTTTGCATTAACTGCGTTGATAATTCATCTGCATTCGTTTACAATCTAGTCTTGCACTTATTTATCAAGtgccttggagaaggtcctgggttggccggtcagcatttagctacagcgccccctatggcatggaatagtctggacaAGAGTATCCAGGATATGATCgagcatcagataaataacccaaatgtatcCGCTAAACGAAGAATAATGACTAAGATTACGCGTATTTTAATGAGTCGGTTCTAAGAATTATCAAAGTataaatgtttctgatcccagattgatTGTGTGATGAGATCgtcttttagagtgatgttgGAGCCCTTTTAGAAAAAGCAGCGTATGCTTTAGAAAATCGAGAACGACAAATCTACACAGACATTTCTCTTTGCAAAAGCACTTAAAAGCTTACCTTGTACACATCTTCTTGGTATGTTCCGAAATGACCCCACATTGCTAAAAAGAACACATATTAAAAACGGTTATGTTTAATCTCAGTATACCCAGGCCAAGTTGTTCATTCTGCGGTTTTTCTTATTTCACAGTTTTTGAAGTACGCCATGCTAGCATGCtcacaagaaataaaacaatcagtctctgattaaataataaatcaatagaaatataattaaaacctACAAGATCAAAAGCTATTTTTCAGTGGTATGAAAGACAGTTCTAACATCCCAGTATATTTCAGTTTCCTCTCTCAAACTAGTGTTCTTTCTCAATTAAAAGTTCTCAACATGGCTAACATGTCTCTGAAACTTGcgttttaaatacaaatttttCAGTTAATGCTAATTCGTTTAGTTTTGTTTAGTTATGCAAGAAACTAAAAACATAATGAATTCCTCATTTTCACTGCTCTAATGTAATATTCCCCTAGCAGTCTCTCTTGCAACATTCTGATTTTTCCCACATGTATTGAAGCCTATGTATTGTGAATGCTATATTTAAGCTACTTCCGTCTTCACGATGTTATTTAGCATTCTGAGATGTGAGAAATACTAAAAACTGATATTGATTAAATGGATATAGTTTGGATGCAAAGTTTAACACAGACTACTGAAATATACCCTGTTCTAGTTCCTTTAAAAGACCAAACTAGCACAGCAACAATCTCCATCTTACAGAGCCTTGTCCTTGTAACATATAGATTCAGAATTAAGAAGCATCACTGTTTGGAGAGTCAAAACATCCATGTCCATCTCTTAATATAGCAGGACAGTGTAAGAACACAGCACTGCAAACATCGCTAACGCAATTAGTTTCCTTAACCTTTTGACTACAACTCCCATAAGACACTGGGTTCAGGAACGTCCATCATGCAGACTCGCATACTCACCGTCGTCAGCAACGACCGCAGCTCCTCAGGACCCAGAGTTTCATAATTAATACCTGAATTATAAGTGTACTGTGGGGGAGGGGAAACGGTATGTGTTAGTACAGAGTAAAAAGATTGCAAGTGCAATATAGAAAGCAATGAGCTAGTAAACCGTGCACTAGCATGGAGGCAAAACTACAAGAAACTGTTTAAAATCAGCAGCCCTCTACCTGTGGCCCATTGAACAAACTGGTGTGACCCCTGTGACAGAATCTGTTGCAATATCTAAAGAACTAATACCATTTTTATTACAATACTTGGCAGCAATTGACACAACCAACTTTAGTCTGAAAAGAGTTCTTGAAATGGCACAGCTATCATTTACTATACAGAATCCTGTGAAAGGCTGCTTTATATAACATACCGGCACTCACTAAAACAGGTTGAGAACCTTTGGCTTAAACATTTTGGTCAAAAAGTTTAGAGCCACctcattctattattattattatttatttcttagcagacgcccttatccagggcgacttacaatcgcaagcaaatacaaatacattcaagtgttacaatataagtcatacaataagaacaagaaatacaataattctacATTTAAATGTGTAGGTCAACAAATCAGAAGGCCAATATAACTTACTTTGACCTTTTTATAATACACGTTTTAAAAATCCAATGTCAAGTTAAAGCAACTACACTAAAGTTAAAACGAATCCCCCAGAGGGAGCAGGAATGAAAGGTGCCTGTCcctcatttctaaaaccaccaaTACTTTACAGGCCTGGTAAATAATCTAAATGAGAAAACAGGAATAGAAAAATTGTACAAAACAAATAATTGGATATCAAAACAGCTCCCTTTGCAATGATTCcagcaatacattttatatatacacacatttattttttaccttataAGGATCAGAGCTTCCGCTACTAAGTTCCCCTGCAAATATGAGCACAAAGAAATTGCCATCAACATGACAGATTGAATCATACAGGCAGCTTAATGGGTACATACAGCAACACAACAGCAGATAGTCGAGACAGGTGCTCTGCTTTTATAATGCTAGTCAAAAGCCCTAGTTatgagactgtgctatttgtgtttctGCTTTATAACGAGAATGAACGTGCTAGAGGAATGGGATTATGGGGAAAATGAAGGCCTTATAACTGGttctaaagggggggggggggggggggggtcgtgtaTATTCTGTATTGCAAGTTGCTTGTTATAGCAAACCAGTTGCCAAATTTATTCAAAGCCTGAGCTAAATCAGGCTACTTTGTTAATTCTGATCTGCAATTGGTTCCCATTGCTCGCTTTATACAGCTGGGACACTGACAAAGTTTATTTTCAGTAATCCTTTCTATTATATGATGGAGTGCAGTGGAACTATGCACATCTGAGAACTATTACAGGTCACTGAAACCTGGCAGACTTGAGAGGGTGCTGTAAAACAGGGCATGTTTGTCATTAAACTCAACTTGTTTAATACCAATCTGCAAAATATAAATGCTGCAAAGTTAGCATAACCACTACATTGAGTGAATATACAGTATGCATACTTTATAAAAGCAACCATTTGTTACTGTAAATATTCATGGCAGGGCATCTGCAAAATGAAGCTGCAGCAGTTTCTTATTTTACAGAACCTCAGTCTCTCCAGAAATATTTATTTCGGAccaaaccagttttttttttttgttttttgtcaaacCAGTAGTCTATTAGACACAAACCTATTAAAAAGACACTGATCAAGACTGTTGTGAAAGAGTTGTACTAGCTACATGTCTTCTAAGTGCTGGTGCTTAGTGTTTCGAACACGACATCATAATAAAAACCAATCAAAATGTGTCAACAAGCAATAGACTCCAGCGGAAcatattataaacaaacaaaaaagactggGGTATCTATCAAAGAACACTGCCCTCTGCTGTTCACAATATACATAGAgatccccccacccccacccctcccaaAACCATGCTGGTACAGTCCAGTTTGGAGCAATGGAAACTATAATCATGTGGCccaggaagggggggggggggggggtgttgtgtTATAGAAGACCCTGCACTGTAATCTGACAGGTAGTTAGGCGCCTTTAGTAAACAGGTAAAGACGTTACAGTCTTTAAGAGGCACCCGTCACTGAAACTGCAACCAGGACAGCAATATGAACTGTTTGATAAAAACTGTGGCGTTGTCTGTAAGCACTCCGAGGAAGTGgcacaaacaaacagtggaacgCAAGATCTGCAGCGAAGTGTGGTTGCTTGAGAGAAGCTTAGGCTGTATTCTGCTACATAaaactgtctgtctttctcttgAATCTGGTATAAAACAGCTTGTTAAATCTGGCTACATAAATACAGGCTGCCCAGCGCAAGGTCACTAGAACTAATTCACAGCTTTGTTTTGTCTGCAGAATTCAGTGTTTCAGTCACAGTGGTATTTCCATTGAGGTTGACTAATGATCGCATGGAACGTCTTTTAATACATGATCGATTGAGTCTTGCTGCTTAATGTAAGTGGTACCCACTTAAATCAGGTACAGTTGCCAAGTAGAACACACAAATATCAGAACAGGAATCATCACtaaaacaaacaattacattttgcagccaaacattatatatatatatatatatatatatatatatatatatatatatatatatatatatatatatatatatatatatatatatatatatatctctctctctctctctctatatatatatatatattattatatattattatatttttttaacctaCACTTTATTACTGTTATACCATAGAAGACGAcacatataaaacacatttttatttattggatctttttttttttttttttttttttttttaaacacatctgTTTCAATGTAAATCTAGATGCTTTACTGGGACGTTGTGCCTGTTGCCTGGATAAATGGAAATGCAGCGGAACAGTTACAATAATATATTTAAGATGGCTGAACTAAAACCATGCAACAGTAAATTGGTTACTGCCAAGCATCCTGTGTTTCATCACACCATGCCACTCATGAGGAATGACTCCGACACCTCACTCTGCACTGCGTGTCTTGGGAAGCTGTTAGGGTCGCTTCTCATTATTAGTCACATAAAATTGACGGACCAAGATTCCAGACAGCGACCACTATGCttggaacctttttttttctcaccaatttagaatgtccaataatATTCCCTCATCGCaacaactccccacaacagctcaggaaaaCTGAAGCAGTGGGCATCCTTGGATCCCATAACCAAGCCCACCACCACTGTATAACtgcaggacaaaggccagccctgtaaGTGGGTTCTTTGAGCTCACCGTCCCTGTTGATTTCATCTCATCTAACCCGCACAGCACCAAAACCAATGCAGCACTttctgtggaatccccagccaagaccagcaacttcacacactcaaacctgcactcccctgtcTGTATGACTCACCGTGCCTTTTACAGGTGAGCAATCGAGGACCCATGCTTGGAATAGCTTCACACTGGGTTCATTCAGAAAAGTAGATACAGCTCTTGGGGTACAATGGGCTAGCAAAGGAAGTGTctcaatggcctcctctagttccCAACATTTCTGATGGTCTCACTCTCATAGACATTGTTTAGTCTATTCAATGATTTTATCTCTTGATCCATTTTAACCAGGAAAAGAACCCTCTGGATTACCAAATCTGTTTCATGGGTCCCGACAAGACTGCAGCAGATATCCATACAAGACATGCAATACATGAaggttagaaaaaataaaaataaaagcaggacATGATACTTAAAAACCTACACAAGCCATGGCatggtccttgtttttttataatatagCAACCACTCTAGTTGTTGACTATACTTTATGGGTGAGGACAAAGTTACAAGAATTagatatctacaattatttatttcagcaattcttttgcaaaaaaaaaaaaaaaaaaaaaaaagctaattcaaatgtattcatacccggaaaaggaaaatgaaattaatacctAGTTGAGGcacttttagcaataataacctattttaaacaattagggTATTTGCAATAAGCTTTTAGCATGATTGTTTAGTGATTTTTgatcattcttcaacgcaaaGTTGTTCCAATtgattcaaattctgaggacttctcttgtgcatagCCTTCTTGTGCTCATACCAAATACTCTCAATTGGGTTttgatcaggactttgactaggtcattccagaaccttgattttattcttctttaaccattctgaagaagattttgatgtgtgctttggatcgttgttgtgttagAACATCCAggtgtgctttaaaccaagttttgtggCACAGGTTTCAGATGACTGGCCAATATTTTTtgatatgctatggaatccattttaccatgtattggaactaactttcctgtgccattagaggaaaaacagccccatagaaggatattaccaactccatgcttgacagtaggtatggtgttcttttctttgtatgcctcaccagactttctccaaacaacGACTatagtgtgaccaaatagcttgatttttgtttcatcactcaaCAAAACCtgtgaccagaactcatatccaccattcaaaatgccattttgcaaattTTAAGCGATTGTCcatgtgacgttttcctaagaagggctttttccttggccgcgaccattgagaccttcaccatgcaatattcgacctatggttgaaatggaaacctcagTCCCACTTccaccttcctcacaattcttctacatGTTCTtgatgaaagaaccttctttcttccagaccgagggagcgttgggACAGAATACTTAGCATTTTCAGAGTTTTGGATCTTCATAAACCCTCTTGCTAGTTTATTTTTGAACCCAAAAAGTAGGGTTGCAacctttataaaataatgattaatACTTACACTATTACTTTTTGCAACAACTTTTTTTGCACAATGCAGGGTACTGCGATGTATCTTTAGAACATGtattttgcctttttttctgtctAATCTTTCTGAAACCCGTTTCTTAGACACACTACATTTCAactgtggtttgtttatttttttaaaggggcgGTGCTTTAGCCGAGTCAGTGCTCAGTTTttgaaattattagtgttagcataTACATGTATTTTATGTTTCATACTAATTCTATACTaggtatacagtacatattttattgaagcaatATTGCCGCTATAGtactcccccagtgctttggtaTTATACCTTGCTCCAATGCACTGAGCTGACGTCATTGATAAAGAGGTGCTACATATACGATCTGGTAGTGGATtgtaatacaacaacttttgtttaagtcaaaacggtttctgttaatgcagaaaaagaaaaacaaaaacaaaaaacactgacagTGCATCAATGCCGCCTGACGAACCTTTGAAGGGTCagaactaccttcgaattcctggctcgCGAACGAACCTTTCAGCCTTACATTTGAGCATTATAAAACTGTCAATTATAA encodes:
- the LOC117433233 gene encoding ataxin-7-like protein 3 isoform X4 translates to MKMEEMSLSGLDNSKLEAMAHEIYTDLIDDACLGLCFEVHRAVKCGYFLLDETDPESMKDFEIVDQPGVDIFGQVYNQWKNKECVCPNCNRSIAASRFAPHLEKCLGMGRNSSRIANRRIASSNNMNKSESDQEDNDDINDNDWSYGSEKKAKKRKSDKNPNSPRRSKSIKHKNGELSSGSSDPYKYTYNSGINYETLGPEELRSLLTTQCGVISEHTKKMCTRSLRCPQHTDEQRRTVRVFLLGPSASLPEPETSVENDTYDPSENQALMSRLQWDGSSDISPSDSASSKASTNNSESKKPKKKKPHLGLSSGSGSGSSQQGLGGSSTKKKKPKLLAPPTPSIYNDIN
- the LOC117433233 gene encoding ataxin-7-like protein 3 isoform X2, which encodes MKMEEMSLSGLDNSKLEAMAHEIYTDLIDDACLGLCFEVHRAVKCGYFLLDETDPESMKDFEIVDQPGVDIFGQVYNQWKNKECVCPNCNRSIAASRFAPHLEKCLGMGRNSSRIANRRIASSNNMNKSESDQEDNDDINDNDWSYGSEKKAKKRKSDKNPNSPRRSKSIKHKNGELSSGSSDPYKYTYNSGINYETLGPEELRSLLTTQCGVISEHTKKMCTRSLRCPQHTDEQRRTVRVFLLGPSALTELCSSRSPLFPGGRSLPEPETSVENDTYDPSENQALMSRLQWDGSSDISPSDSASSKASTNNSESKKPKKKKPHLGLSSGSGSGSSQQGLGGSSTKKKKPKLLAPPTPSIYNDIN
- the LOC117433233 gene encoding ataxin-7-like protein 3 isoform X1, with translation MKMEEMSLSGLDNSKLEAMAHEIYTDLIDDACLGLCFEVHRAVKCGYFLLDETDPESMKDFEIVDQPGVDIFGQVYNQWKNKECVCPNCNRSIAASRFAPHLEKCLGMGRNSSRIANRRIASSNNMNKSESDQEDNDDINDNDWSYGSEKKAKKRKSDKVFLHSLKQPGFVNPNSPRRSKSIKHKNGELSSGSSDPYKYTYNSGINYETLGPEELRSLLTTQCGVISEHTKKMCTRSLRCPQHTDEQRRTVRVFLLGPSALTELCSSRSPLFPGGRSLPEPETSVENDTYDPSENQALMSRLQWDGSSDISPSDSASSKASTNNSESKKPKKKKPHLGLSSGSGSGSSQQGLGGSSTKKKKPKLLAPPTPSIYNDIN